In Anopheles gambiae chromosome 2, idAnoGambNW_F1_1, whole genome shotgun sequence, a single window of DNA contains:
- the LOC11175611 gene encoding vitellogenin-A1 yields the protein MIAKLLLLTLVGLCTAYQYSYEYEFPSSRPFNKTGFEFGAWEPNKEYVYNVTTKTMTALPDLEDYWTGIVTHGYLVIRPKDHNYVVAYIDRPTYAAFNEYLPRGYRTELSRFNLKWQPMPFSSKPFGIYYNKGAVKGFYVEKTVPNHEVNMLKGWVSQLQLDTQGAYVIKSEFNQFPENNTLTGVYKTMEPSVTGECETLYDVNPVPEFHFQSHKEWVPQPQWLEEDQHVFHVVKSRNFDHCEQRMGFHFGFSGFSDFKPNTNQMGNIMTKSEVTQMYLTGNWYNYTIQSVSTVNKVVVSPSLVNSQKAMVYAQVNMTLNEITPYDKYPEGPADDRQVFVDLVYSYNMAHDKNNFVRPANETDDSSSSSSSSSSDSDSDSSSSSDSSSSSSEEEAENFKISPAEQYMKQAKEVERRGNRNRRDLNAFKEKQYYEAYKRDQYRLRKQNDTSSDSSSSDDSSSSSSSSSSSESDEHDFYSSSESDSDSLSSEEFYQPIPESMKDAPQTPFLPYFTGYKGYSVQYAHNVDASRYAYKLAYEIADELQEISQVPKSNTLNKFTILARVLRTMHYQDIYDVCQKLFVSQKEREEGSNHSESFAKKVDAWNTFRDALAQAGTPPAFKVIKELIEEKKLRGDEAASVIATLPKTIRYPTETVMHEYFLLVTSNAVQHQEYLNTTALISYCDFLNRAQVNNRSAYNYYPVYSFGRLADADYKIVAHKVVPWFAHQLREAVKAGDSVKVQVYIRCLGHLGHPEILNVFEPYLEGKIPVTHFQRLAFIVALDRLVENYPRLARSVLFKVYQNTGDAHEVRCAAVYLLIRTKPPVYMLQRMAEQTHYDPSTYVRAAVKTALESASEADEFDDDYEFSQNAQAAVKHLNPRDFSLQYSGTFLRDFAFKELELSYRMYFSQIAADDHYVPSGFFFHLRKNMGGLKRFSTFYYLISSMETFFDLLDKQYDSYNKHQEYKSSDYYYKYYKQYPHLFKDYFSQYNKNHKYQNDYYEQFGNKNQEEFQKWSTTRIAKLLNIDPEEAEELEGQFMFQIFNGERFFAFNNQTIEQFPSLVKKYFEDFEDGFAYNMTKFYQQNVVTMAFPLATGLPFHYSLKTPTLMKFEFEASATTYPSIFKTPTGYPEKENDDFIHMPRWFNGSADVNMAYSRLVDAKVGFITPFDHQRYVAGYQKKFQGYLPFSFDFGFDFENNDFEVNVQPLEPKKDVLLFHMSSWPYTGYKDIADLRPMAEQPSVHILHDRAQTTKSFEQSFGQSLTGVALRFQAKYDKDFIDYAYLMKHIEQHDYWSALVYPFASETYHYHQFNLYYDAQRTSVKNVKFVLQHKQADYDQDFQTADVKHPKSRHGYSGFYNEYNYAQPFVYYAGSQRRQEQFMRNAGAGIRNSDVNVYDFGIVFEGKQQKAEFVFTTAYADSPVDEKERLLMFLSFSPYVSSSAFFEFIPFSGKQFQMCFSATNQYPNMPKLNFLNVLNFDKVGSMNWELAYGEKCQGGSHVSMKGKLIQSEPYRHFLRISEAGQSCKQQMDQGYFQLPACQNATRQAGYFDQYSFNFEYKDVSNYAKNLTYQFFDYARYFTFPYWNEDYFFQGKHNQFQIDFQLAPYFDYYNASFYGSDRSFAIQNYPIESEYARYFFSVHPDFDYYERMFNYAYRGNYHPSCAVSNKFVNTFDGKTYDYELGNCWHVVLHTVKPDYYFYAQDSHFMNSDYEYNWKNGFGEDEQITILARHGEDNQLFLKAILGQYKQNDYNIDIIPHGHELPMVYINGKPQQIHEKYAVEMYTNDDGGDQPLIRVYALPGNELEISFRDDDIKIVFDGYRARFFADQSYFNNFVGLCGTNNGEGEDDFITPDQCVMRKPEYFAASYALTGMNCSGPAQAYFTEYHQKAQQHCVKPQYYFGNVISEQEAGRQRYNYYYKDFDLSDSSSSESSSSSDESDDSNSSSSEERKPNREHFFEKQQYTEKECPVKYQAQYVEQGDKICFTSRPLPTCASQCKATEKAPKYVDVHCRDATDSVAQLYKQQIRKGVNPDMSNKSVTKTVKFFLPKKCVHVY from the exons ATGATTGCGAAGTTACTCCTCCTCACGCTTG TGGGGTTGTGTACGGCGTACCAGTACTCGTACGAGTATGAGTTCCCCTCCTCTCGCCCGTTCAACAAGACGGGCTTCGAGTTCGGTGCCTGGGAACCGAACAAGGAGTACGTGTACAACGTGACGACGAAAACCATGACCGCTCTGCCGGACCTCGAGGACTACTGGACCGGCATTGTGACGCACGGCTATTTGGTGATCCGTCCCAAGGATCACAACTACGTCGTTGCCTACATTGACCGTCCGACGTACGCGGCGTTCAACGAGTATCTGCCCCGTGGATACCGCACTGAACTGTCGCGCTTCAACCTGAAATGGCAGCCGATGCCATTCAGCTCGAAGCCCTTCGGAATCTACTACAACAAGGGAGCCGTCAAGGGCTTCTATGTTGAGAAGACGGTCCCCAACCACGAGGTCAACATGCTCAAGGGCTGGGTCAGCCAGCTGCAGCTGGACACCCAGGGAGCGTACGTGATCAAGTCGGAGTTCAACCAGTTCCCGGAGAACAACACCCTCACCGGTGTGTACAAGACCATGGAGCCATCGGTGACCGGCGAATGTGAAACCCTTTACGACGTCAACCCAGTCCCGGAATTCCACTTCCAGTCCCACAAGGAATGGGTTCCTCAGCCCCAGTGGCTCGAGGAGGACCAGCATGTGTTCCATGTTGTCAAGTCCCGCAACTTTGACCATTGCGAGCAGCGCATGGGCTTCCACTTTGGCTTCAGCGGGTTCAGCGACTTCAAGCCAAACACCAACCAGATGGGTAACATCATGACCAAGTCGGAAGTGACCCAGATGTATCTGACCGGCAACTGGTACAACTATACCATCCAGTCGGTGTCCACCGTCAACAAGGTTGTGGTCAGCCCGTCGCTGGTCAACAGCCAGAAGGCTATGGTCTACGCTCAGGTCAACATGACGCTCAATGAAATCACGCCCTACGATAAGTACCCCGAAGGCCCAGCTGACGATCGTCAGGTCTTCGTCGACCTGGTGTACAGCTACAACATGGCTCATGATAAGAACAACTTCGTTCGTCCGGCCAACGAGACCGATGactcttcgtcgtcgtcgtcgtcgtcgtcttcggaTTCCGACTCTGACTCGTCCAGCTCTTCGGACTCGTCCAGCTCTAGCTCGGAGGAGGAAGCGGAAAACTTCAAAATCAGCCCGGCTGAGCAGTACATGAAGCAGGCTAAGGAAGTCGAGCGTCGTGGAAACCGCAACCGTCGTGATCTGAATGCCTTCAAGGAGAAGCAGTACTACGAAGCGTACAAGCGCGACCAGTACCGTCTGCGTAAGCAAAACGACACCTCGTCCGACTCGTCTAGCTCCGATGATTCTTCGTCCAGCAGCTCTTCGTCCAGCTCTTCGGAGTCGGATGAGCACGACTTCTACAGCTCTTCCGAGTCCGACTCCGACTCGCTGAGCAGCGAGGAGTTCTACCAGCCGATCCCGGAAAGCATGAAGGATGCCCCTCAGACTCCCTTCCTTCCCTACTTCACTGGATACAAGGGATACAGCGTGCAGTACGCCCACAACGTCGATGCCTCTCGCTACGCCTACAAGCTGGCCTACGAGATCGCCGACGAGCTGCAGGAAATCTCCCAGGTCCCCAAGTCGAACACGCTGAACAAGTTCACCATTTTGGCCCGTGTTCTGCGCACCATGCACTACCAGGACATCTACGACGTTTGCCAGAAGCTGTTTGTTTCGCAGAAGGAACGCGAAGAGGGCAGCAACCACAGCGAGTCGTTCGCCAAGAAGGTTGACGCCTGGAACACTTTCCGCGACGCTTTGGCCCAGGCCGGTACCCCGCCTGCCTTCAAGGTGATCAAGGAGTTGATCGAAGAGAAGAAACTGCGTGGTGATGAAGCTGCCAGCGTCATCGCTACTCTGCCCAAGACCATCCGCTACCCGACCGAAACGGTGATGCACGAGTACTTCCTGCTGGTGACGTCTAACGCTGTCCAGCATCAGGAGTACCTGAACACCACCGCTCTCATTTCCTACTGTGACTTCCTGAACCGTGCCCAGGTCAACAACCGTTCGGCCTACAACTACTACCCGGTGTATAGCTTCGGCCGTTTGGCTGATGCCGACTACAAGATCGTGGCTCACAAGGTTGTGCCGTGGTTCGCGCACCAGCTGCGTGAAGCCGTCAAGGCTGGTGACAGCGTGAAGGTGCAGGTGTACATCCGCTGTCTTGGACATTTGGGACACCCCGAGATCCTGAACGTTTTCGAACCGTACCTGGAAGGCAAGATCCCAGTGACCCACTTCCAGCGTCTGGCTTTCATTGTCGCTCTGGACCGTCTGGTCGAGAACTACCCGCGTCTGGCTCGCTCTGTGCTGTTCAAGGTGTACCAGAACACCGGAGATGCCCATGAGGTCCGTTGTGCCGCAGTGTACCTGCTGATCCGCACGAAGCCCCCGGTATACATGCTCCAGCGTATGGCTGAGCAGACCCACTACGACCCGAGCACGTACGTCCGCGCTGCCGTCAAGACCGCTCTGGAGAGCGCTTCCGAGGCTGATGAGTTTGATGATGATTACGAGTTCTCCCAGAACGCACAGGCCGCTGTCAAGCACCTGAACCCCCGTGACTTTAGCCTGCAGTACTCTGGCACTTTCCTGCGTGATTTTGCCTTCAAGGAGCTTGAGCTCTCGTACCGCATGTACTTCTCCCAGATCGCTGCTGACGACCACTACGTCCCGAGCggcttcttcttccacctgCGCAAGAACATGGGTGGCCTGAAGCGCTTCTCGACCTTCTACTACCTGATCTCGAGCATGGAGACGTTCTTCGATTTGCTCGACAAGCAGTACGACAGCTACAACAAGCACCAGGAGTACAAGTCTAGCGACTATTACTACAAGTACTACAAGCAGTATCCGCACCTGTTCAAGGACTACTTCAGCCAGTACAACAAGAACCACAAGTACCAGAACGATTACTACGAGCAGTTCGGAAACAAGAACCAGGAGGAGTTCCAGAAGTGGTCCACCACCCGCATCGCCAAGCTGCTGAACATCGATCCCGAGGAGGCTGAGGAGCTGGAGGGTCAGTTCATGTTCCAGATCTTCAACGGAGAGCGCTTCTTCGCCTTCAACAACCAGACCATTGAGCAGTTCCCGAGCCTTGTGAAGAAGTACTTCGAGGACTTCGAGGATGGTTTCGCCTACAACATGACCAAGTTCTATCAGCAGAACGTTGTCACCATGGCCTTCCCGCTGGCCACCGGTCTGCCATTCCACTACAGCCTGAAGACCCCGACTCTGATGAAGTTCGAGTTCGAGGCCTCTGCCACCACCTACCCGAGCATTTTCAAGACCCCCACTGGATACCCCGAGAAGGAGAACGACGACTTTATCCATATGCCCCGTTGGTTCAACGGATCCGCTGATGTGAACATGGCCTACTCTCGCCTGGTTGATGCCAAGGTTGGCTTCATTACGCCCTTCGACCACCAGCGTTATGTCGCCGGTTACCAGAAGAAGTTCCAGGGATACCTGCCATTCAGCTTCGACTTTGGCTTCGACTTTGAGAACAACGACTTTGAAGTGAACGTGCAGCCGCTGGAGCCCAAGAAGGACGTGCTACTCTTCCACATGAGCTCGTGGCCGTACACCGGATACAAGGACATCGCCGATCTGCGCCCGATGGCCGAGCAGCCGAGCGTGCACATTCTGCACGATCGCGCCCAAACCACCAAGTCGTTCGAGCAGTCGTTCGGTCAGTCGCTGACCGGCGTTGCTCTGCGCTTCCAGGCCAAGTACGACAAGGACTTCATCGACTACGCCTACCTGATGAAGCACATTGAGCAGCACGACTACTGGTCTGCGCTGGTCTATCCGTTCGCCTCGGAGACCTACCACTACCATCAGTTTAACCTGTACTACGATGCTCAGCGCACCAGCGTGAAGAATGTCAAGTTTGTGCTGCAGCACAAGCAGGCCGACTACGACCAGGACTTCCAGACCGCCGACGTGAAACACCCGAAGAGTCGCCACGGATACTCTGGATTCTACAACGAGTACAACTACGCCCAGCCCTTCGTCTACTACGCCGGAAGCCAGCGCCGACAGGAGCAGTTCATGCGCAACGCTGGTGCCGGTATTCGCAACAGCGACGTCAATGTCTACGATTTCGGAATCGTGTTCGAGGGCAAGCAGCAGAAGGCTGAGTTCGTGTTTACCACCGCCTATGCCGACAGCCCAGTCGACGAGAAGGAGCGTCTGTTGATGTTCCTGTCCTTCAGCCCGTACGTGTCGTCCAGTGCCTTCTTCGAGTTCATTCCGTTCTCTGGCAAGCAGTTCCAGATGTGCTTCTCGGCCACCAACCAGTACCCGAACATGCCCAAGCTCAACTTCCTCAATGTTCTCAACTTTGACAAAGTCGGAAGCATGAACTGGGAGCTGGCATACGGTGAGAAGTGCCAGGGAGGATCGCACGTCTCGATGAAGGGTAAGCTGATCCAGTCGGAGCCCTACCGCCACTTCCTGCGTATCTCCGAGGCTGGCCAGAGCTGCAAGCAGCAGATGGACCAGGGATACTTCCAACTGCCCGCATGTCAAAACGCCACTCGCCAGGCCGGATACTTCGATCAGTACTCGTTCAACTTTGAGTACAAGGATGTCTCGAACTATGCAAAGAACCTGACCTACCAGTTCTTCGACTACGCTCGTTACTTCACCTTCCCGTACTGGAACGAGGACTATTTCTTCCAGGGCAAGCACAACCAGTTCCAGATCGACTTCCAGCTGGCTCCGTACTTTGATTACTACAACGCTTCCTTCTACGGATCTGACCGTAGCTTCGCTATCCAGAACTACCCGATCGAAAGCGAATACGCCCGTTACTTCTTCTCCGTCCACCCCGACTTTGACTACTACGAGCGCATGTTCAACTACGCTTACCGCGGAAACTACCATC CATCTTGCGCTGTGTCGAACAAATTCGTCAACACCTTCGATGGAAAGACCTACGACTATGAGCTTGGCAACTGCTGGCATGTTGTGCTGCACACCGTCAAGCCTGACTACTATTTCTACGCCCAGGACTCGCACTTCATGAACTCGGACTACGAATACAACTGGAAGAACGGCTTCGGAGAGGATGAGCAGATCACCATCCTGGCCCGTCACGGCGAGGACAACCAGCTCTTCTTGAAGGCTATCCTTGGCCAGTACAAGCAGAACGACTACAACATCGATATCATCCCCCACGGACACGAGCTCCCGATGGTCTACATCAATGGCAAGCCCCAGCAGATCCACGAGAAGTACGCCGTCGAAATGTACAccaatgatgatggtggcgatCAGCCGCTGATCCGCGTCTATGCCCTGCCTGGCAACGAGCTGGAGATCAGCTTCCGCGATGACGACATCAAGATCGTGTTCGACGGATACCGTGCCCGTTTCTTCGCCGACCAGTCGTACTTCAACAACTTCGTCGGTCTTTGCGGTACCAACAATGGCGAAGGAGAGGACGACTTCATCACCCCCGACCAGTGCGTCATGCGCAAGCCTGAATACTTTGCCGCTTCGTACGCGCTCACCGGCATGAACTGCAGTGGGCCGGCTCAGGCCTACTTCACCGAGTACCACCAGAAGGCTCAGCAGCACTGCGTCAAGCCCCAGTACTACTTCGGCAACGTCATCAGCGAGCAGGAAGCCGGACGTCAGCGttacaactactactacaagGACTTTGATCTTTCGGACTCATCCTCGTCCGagtcttcgtcgtcgtcggatGAATCTGATGATTCCAACTCGTCCTCGTCGGAAGAGCGCAAGCCAAACCGTGAGCACTTCTTTGAGAAGCAGCAATACACCGAAAAGGAGTGCCCCGTGAAATACCAGGCTCAGTACGTCGAGCAGGGTGACAAGATTTGCTTCACTAGCCGTCCGCTCCCAACTTGCGCCTCGCAATGCAAGGCTACCGAGAAGGCTCCCAAGTACGTCGATGTCCACTGCCGTGACGCTACCGATTCCGTGGCTCAGCTGTACAAGCAGCAGATCCGCAAGGGAGTCAACCCGGACATGAGCAACAAGTCGGTCACCAAGACCGTCAAGTTTTTCTTGCCCAAGAAATGTGTGCACGTCTACTAA
- the LOC1274040 gene encoding E3 ubiquitin-protein ligase TRIM37, protein MPMASSSEDQRVQWASEASQCLICMRHIDDPRLCPQCSKLFCYSCIRDWLQKAELESGNPACPNCRCPCGIDNFVKILEGSPLYPSKPIDNDTSKSDQFDASSTMLDSGKIQQHLEKILLETQGLFNETDRRVSEELEKQRALVKQTKDNLIKTINVMVQQELKDIHQQFHAKTGEINAWADILTKKLDKHQFALLSVKATVGQNSPQELVTKQSEIERSCTQVIEGLKTICLNVKPPCFKSNLIPEPSTWKFIVNKYSSVRRTNEVQYSELVTDDIGSVWRLEVHPSGFEDAKNTSLSIFLQLYNGIVGNYHYSIELLGSSRNHRYEDEAFFELRRGWGQNHFIDLKSLQESFLENDALELTFSVRALNLIDKYEKMKKRADLLTTEVDQLNKLAHPDCLTEVITVRNVVDAIKSSNCLYSDILNDDIGGRWRIQIYPGGNAECKGQFLSIFIELCSGIANKYDFTVAILHQNDKKVVKKSLEYCIQPSLPFGWKSFLGREELINNGYIQKDSLSIRLTIKPPNATQKLIYFRQYHDQAFGNMYPQRKESVASNDCKPTTSQEPLESRLRKTSISFVKNLFTKSPSTDQQ, encoded by the exons ATGCCAATGGCTTCTAGTTCAGAAGATCAGCGCGTGCAGTGGGCTAGTGAAGCATCACAGTGTTTGATCTGTATGAGACACATTGACGATCCTCGGCTCTGTCCACAATGTTCGAAGCTGTTTTGCTACAGTTGCATCCGTGATTGGTTACAAAAGGCGGAGCTAGAAAGTGGTAATCCGGCATGTCCGAACTGTCGGTGCCCGTGTGGAATAGATAATTTTGTTAAGATTCTTGAAGGCAGTCCGTTATATCCATCGAAACCCATCGACAATGACACGAGCAAGTCAGATCAATTTGACGCATCGTCGACAATGCTTGACTCTGGAAAGATACAGCAACACCTAGAAAAGATACTACTAGAAACACAGGGGCTATTTAACGAAACTGATCGTCGCGTTTCAGAGGAGTTGGAGAAACAACGAGCGCTGGTGAAACAAACTAAGGATAATCTGATAAAGACCATAAATGTGATGGTACAACAGGAGCTCAAAGATATACATCAACAGTTCCATGCAAAAACGGGTGAAATCAATGCGTGGGCCGATATATTGACAAAGAAATTGGACAAGCATCAATTTGCACTATTGTCCGTAAAGGCGACGGTGGGACAAAATTCTCCTCAAGAGCTCGTAACGAAGCAGTCGGAGATTGAAAGGTCCTGCACACAAGTCATCGAAGGTTTGAAAACAATTTGCCTGAACGTCAAACCGCCTTGTTTTAAGAG TAACCTAATACCCGAACCATCAACATGGAAATTTATCGTAAATAAGTACTCATCAGTAAGGCGCACGAATGAAGTTCAGTATTCAGAATTAGTTACGGATGATATTGGTTCCGTATGGCGTTTGGAAGTACATCCGAGTGGGTTTGAAGACGCCAAAAACACCTCGCTCAGTATTTTCCTACAGCTGTACAACGGGATTGTTGGAAACTATCACTATTCGATTGAATTGCTGGGCAGCTCTAGGAATCACCGCTACGAGGATGAAGCATTTTTCGAGCTGCGGAGGGGCTGGGGTCAAAATCATTTCATCGACTTAAAGTCCTTGCAGGAATCGTTTCTTGAGAACGACGCACTTGAGCTTACATTTTCTGTTCGAGCACTCAACCTGATCGACAAGTacgagaaaatgaaaaaacgaGCAGATCTATTGACGACTGAAGTTGACCAATTAAACAA GTTAGCCCATCCAGACTGTTTAACCGAAGTGATAACCGTTCGCAACGTGGTTGATGCAATAAAATCGTCTAATTGTCTATATTCTGACATTCTAAATGATGATATTGGTGGCCGGTGGCGGATACAGATCTACCCTGGTGGGAATGCCGAGTGTAAAGGGCAATTTTTGAGCATTTTCATCGAGCTTTGCTCGGGCATTGCTAACAA ATACGACTTTACTGTGGCGATTTTGCACCAAAATGATAAAAAGGTCGTCAAAAAATCGCTAGAATATTGTATCCAACCATCGCTACCTTTCGGGTGGAAATCGTTTTTGGGACGAGAAGAATTAATCAACAATGGTTACATCCAGAAGGATTCACTTTCAATTCGTCTAACTATAAAGCCACCAAACGCGACCCAGAAGCTGATCTATTTCCGCCAGTATCATGATCAAGCTTTCGGAAATATGTACCCACAGCGGAAAGAGTCTGTAGCTTCCAACGATTGCAAACCCACTACGTCACAGGAACCGCTAGAGTCACGGCTGCGCAAAACTTCCATAAGCTTCGTTAAAAATCTTTTCACCAAGTCTCCCAGCACTGATCAACAATAA